The proteins below are encoded in one region of Drosophila santomea strain STO CAGO 1482 chromosome 2R, Prin_Dsan_1.1, whole genome shotgun sequence:
- the LOC120444295 gene encoding histone-lysine N-methyltransferase, H3 lysine-79 specific → MSRFFIATKERLQRGFRFGQMLIHNTVSQQMAAKTPPAPAKAVKAKPPPPPSTKPPPKCPGGDKDMKRKPGYFASGGTHAVLSDCPKPEGDFMKAWSAKNSRYNLILFSGVLAAGGTLGYALSSGILCLNWSIPEYPYNEDEMEDFEIEEERRREEKEAREERHQDAVEARELGIRRRRAKEAMEREVDLMQRDMDGGITDAELDELQHLAAEREAFELWEKDELKRLEEQEKEREKIRKEKAKVKAERDKEREKKRKEKEAQLEKEEAEREKAREKARKEREKAQKEKEKEKEKADKEAEKARKAG, encoded by the exons ATGTCCCGATTTTTTATAGCCACCAAAGAGCGGCTCCAGAGGGGGT TTCGCTTTGGCCAGATGTTGATCCACAACACTGTTTCTCAGCAAATGGCCGCTAAGACGCCTCCTGCGCCAGCAAAAGCGGTCAAGGCCAaaccgccgccaccgccgtcCACCAAGCCACCACCCAAGTGTCCGGGTGGCGACAAGGATATGAAACGCAAGCCGGGCTACTTTGCCAGTGGTGGCACGCACGCGGTGCTCAGTGACTGCCCAAAGCCGGAGGGCGACTTTATGAAGGCCTGGTCGGCCAAGAACAGCCGCTATAACCTCATCCTCTTCTCCGGTGTCCTGGCAGCAGGTGGAACATTGGGCTATGCCTTGTCTTCAG GTATCCTCTGTCTGAATTGGTCCATTCCCGAGTATCCGTACAACGAGGACGAGATGGAGGACTTTGAGATTGAAGAGGAGCGCCGGCGGGAGGAGAAGGAGGCGCGCGAGGAGCGCCACCAGGACGCAGTGGAGGCCAGGGAGCTGGGCATACGGCGTCGCCGAGCCAAGGAGGCCATGGAGAGGGAGGTGGACCTGATGCAGCGCGACATGGACGGCGGCATCACAGACGCCGAGCTGGATGAGCTGCAGCACCTGGCTGCCGAGCGCGAGGCCTTTGAGCTGTGGGAGAAGGACGAACTGAAGcggctggaggagcaggagaaggagcgcGAGAAGATCCGGAAGGAGAAGGCCAAGGTCAAGGCCGAAAGAGACAAGGAGCGCGAAAAGAAGCGGAAGGAGAAGGAGGCGCAGCTCGAGAAGGAGGAGGCGGAGCGCGAGAAAGCCCGCGAAAAGGCGCGCAAGGAACGTGAAAAGGCgcagaaggagaaggagaaggaaaaggagaagGCCGACAAGGAGGCCGAAAAGGCCAGAAAGGCCGGATAG
- the LOC120444298 gene encoding ribonuclease kappa-B: MFCGRTCCLFCLFMSSWGFIMLNLLGVFFYVQSLMLLESLPLEHQFNSMERFKEEADEAFKYVSTRCFVTAVVYLGFMFIAIVAIRRDNKRRKRLYKRGAMRTLR; encoded by the coding sequence ATGTTTTGTGGTCGCACATGCTGTCTGTTCTGCCTGTTCATGAGCTCCTGGGGCTTCATAATGCTGAATCTGCTGGGCGTTTTCTTCTACGTCCAGTCACTGATGCTCCTGGAGTCGTTGCCCTTGGAGCACCAGTTCAACAGTATGGAGAGATTCAAGGAGGAGGCAGACGAGGCCTTCAAATACGTGTCCACCCGGTGCTTTGTGACCGCCGTCGTCTATCTGGGATTCATGTTCATTGCGATAGTGGCCATCCGCCGGGATAACAAGAGGAGGAAGCGTCTCTACAAGCGGGGAGCAATGCGAACACTTCGTTGA
- the LOC120444297 gene encoding cuticle protein 16.5, with translation MKLLILTSLLAVATAAPGLLDYGHSAPDYSYAHAAPAITYAAAAPVIKSYAAPAITYAAPAPLIKSYAAPAISYAHAAPAISYAAPTVVKSYAAPVAVKVAAPATSYSHFSSVVSHATPIVKSYAAPAITYAASAPVIKSYAAPAISYAHAAPAISYAAPTVVKSYAAPAISYAAPALVKSYAAPALSLGGYGYH, from the exons ATGAAACTTCTG ATCCTCACCTCTCTGCTGGCTGTGGCCACTGCTGCTCCTGGACTCCTCGACTACGGACACTCGGCTCCGGACTACAGCTACGCCCATGCCGCTCCTGCCATCACatatgcagctgcagcaccagTCATTAAGTCCTACGCTGCTCCTGCCATCACCTATGCGGCTCCAGCTCCATTGATCAAGTCCTATGCCGCTCCAGCCATCAGCTACGCCCATGCTGCTCCTGCCATCAGCTACGCCGCTCCCACGGTGGTCAAGTCCTATGCTGCTCCTGTGGCAGTCAAGGTGGCAGCTCCGGCCACCAGCTACTCGCACTTCAGCTCG GTTGTTTCCCACGCCACGCCCATTGTGAAGTCGTACGCTGCGCCTGCCATCACTTATGCTGCTTCAGCTCCGGTGATCAAGTCCTATGCCGCCCCAGCAATTAGCTACGCCCATGCCGCTCCAGCCATCAGCTACGCTGCTCCCACGGTGGTCAAGTCCTATGCGGCTCCAGCCATCAGCTATGCAGCTCCTGCTCTGGTGAAGTCCTACGCTGCACCGGCCCTGTCCCTGGGTGGATATGGATATCACTAA
- the LOC120444292 gene encoding neuronal acetylcholine receptor subunit beta-2 codes for MNNLIKGCCLCLLLLLVLIDQAESGQSSSTRFNVSFSQLDSCESYSVPNTGYGYRTFYMLRELSNNNRKAGERLHLKFYVLTAMDAHILLSVTNHPRLNDRVYEIVIGAGGNTFSAIRNAMGLRRVATSQEPNLVSLYEPTPIEIVQTQNGELFVYIPGFKKEPLLQFIDEAPLTINYLSFSSFGSNTARWFYDCGFDGYESEIAPIEKEETKTEKLLNKLNQLAENASLPANLSSILFHFQTRSLAYEQTSSMLQTRMHMMMHWRDSRLGWQPKDFDSLESFEHPELRIWKPQMNVLNGALQSIGQVLQSYELRVYANGSITLYAQNLQLDSWCVDSARNWPSERVTCDIELGLIGQEGQQNVALIYDDQRKPIAPNEHVNTPSGWSFTQMSVVMVDNDSQRRYTPKGMMQKMTGDVAIEFTLQRNRNFYMTVFYIPLIACQMFVIMSFVLRSTRRSALILIALLITAWGLMYMTRHASPHYVPPMMTAYKVIMMTTTYCYILHICIIWLELYPPRSKAPNWLTGLINCNALRCILGLRLADSSDYCDIQENPWRHLAKILNNLSSILVIITFAIVDITSGF; via the exons ATGAACAACCTCATCAAGGGCTGCTGCCTGTGCCTGCTCCTGCTCTTGGTGCTGATTGACCAAGCGGAATCCGGCCAATCGTCGTCGACCAGATTCAACGTGAGCTTCTCCCAGTTGGACTCCTGCGAAAGCTACTCGGTTCCGAATACAGGATATGGCTACCGGACGTTCTACATGCTGCGCGAGctaagcaacaacaacaggaagGCCGGCGAGCGActgcatttgaaattttacGTCCTGACCGCCATGGATGCGCACATCCTGCTCTCGGTGACGAATCACCCACGCTTGAATGATCGCGTTTACGAGATCG TGATAGGCGCCGGCGGAAATACGTTTTCCGCAATCCGGAATGCCATGGGACTGAGGCGGGTGGCCACGAGTCAAGAGCCGAACTTGGTATCGCTTTACGAGCCGACGCCAATTGAGATTGTCCAAACGCAGA ATGGCGAGCTGTTTGTTTATATACCCGGCTTCAAGAAGGAGCCCCTGCTGCAGTTCATCGATGAAGCACCGCTGACCATCAACTATCTGAGCTTCAGCTCCTTTGGTTCGAACACAGCGCGTTGGTTCTACGACTGTGGCTTTGATGGTTATG AGTCGGAAATTGCACCGATAGAGAAGGAGGAaacgaaaactgaaaaactgctAAACAAACTGAACCAACTGGCGGAAAACGCCAGCTTGCCGGCTAATCTTAGTTCCATACTGTTCCATTTCCAAACGCGATCCCTCGCCTACGAGCAAACCAGTTCTATGCTTCAGACCCGCATGCACATGATGATG CACTGGCGGGACAGTCGACTTGGCTGGCAACCCAAGGATTTTGACTCGCTGGAATCCTTCGAGCATCCTGAACTGCGAATTTGGAAGCCTCAGATGAACGTCCTCAACGGTGCCCTGCAATCCATTGGTCAGGTCCTCCAATCCTACGAGCTTAGGGTCTACGCCAACGGAAGCATCACCCTGTACGCGCAAAACCTCCAGCTGGACAGTTGGTGTGTGGACAGTGCCCGAAACTGGCCAAGCGAGCGAGTGACTTGCGACATCGAACTGGGCCTCATTGGCCAGGAGGGGCAGCAGAATGTGGCGCTTATCTACGATGATCAGCGCAAGCCCATTGCGCCCAATGAGCACGTGAACACGCCATCCGGCTGGTCGTTCACGCAAATGTCCGTGGTGATGGTGGACAACGATTCGCAGAGGCGATACACTCCCAAGGGTATGATGCAGAAAATGACCGGCGATGTGGCCATTGAGTTTACGCTGCAGAGGAACCGCAACTTCTACATGACCGTCTTCTACATACCTTTGATTG CCTGTCAGATGTTTGTCATAATGTCCTTTGTACTGCGTTCTACACGTAGGAGTGCCCTCATCCTCATCGCCTTGTTGATCACAGCCTGGGGTTTAATGTACATGACGCGCCACGCCTCCCCGCATTATGTGCCGCCCATGA TGACTGCGTATAAAGTTATCATGATGACCACCACCTATTGCTACATTTTGCACATCTGCATTATATGGCTGGAGTTGTATCCACCCAGATCGAAGGCACCCAACTGGCTGACTGGCCTAATAAACTGCAATGCTTTACGATGTATTCTGGGCTTAAGACTGGCGGAT TCTAGCGACTATTGCGACATTCAGGAGAATCCCTGGCGGCATCTGGCCAAGATCCTAAACAACCTGAGCTCAATCCTGGTCATTATAACCTTTGCCATTGTAGATATTACGAGTgggttttga
- the LOC120445344 gene encoding golgin subfamily A member 2 codes for MPDDTQDAKAMKLAAARKKLKEYQQRASNNNGQPGAEEPVAATTQSHSSTVSIASNLSERSDSEINVNGGGVGGTPQPEQSFLPTAASYFALNEPEHNGGLADPSSLQAIQVIIAEKAQLNAELTKVRLACRERELELEELRTLKDQNQLRLEQLQQHCQDQQSTGEQQRQQYAQLQAQLLQSQAQIKDQQSHLNELEAQLKQSNQRHEELQQQLSQKSNELEMAQLKVRQLSDESSVTTDNRVESLVQTQYMYEQQIRDLQAMVGQLTQDKEQAAGQYQNYVQHQSGEIAKLNERNTELAEELNSLRERERQLVEHVGTLERDIQKNISLQAQFKEASQVQPSKEETIDQKALKDELADLKERLADFDFERHEFQLKIKSQDDQLQVKDSALDELEKQLERLQAEQPDQSKLLATMESDKVAASRALTQNVEMKNQLDELQQRFVQLTNDKAELVIRLDSEEFANREIRQNYNSMEQKLHANEERFKFKDEEMIRLSHENVELQRQQLMLQQQLDRLRHYEAKAYHSGERKERENGGEAPEIEAEEAKDVGHLHNHSQDHSHEHSDGHCHDHDHDHSHDHAHDHPHDHPHDHPHDHPHDHPHDHPHDHSHEHPHDHSDEHQQDHSHDHVHTNDHRPAAKTLPTAEAVERLQSRFTTLISQVADLTEEKHSLEHLVLQLQSETETIGEYIALYQTQRRMLKQREYEKAAQMRLLQAEREQLREKIETLNKLVVSLGVELPADAAEAKQPEHTPTEGENSQQIINKIQDIITEIKENTEQPTHNHAGDHLNCCLGKFEVV; via the exons ATGCCTGATGACACGCAGGATGCCAAGGCGATGAAGTTGGCCGCGGCAAGGAAAAAG CTGAAGGAGTACCAGCAACGCGCCAGCAACAATAATGGTCAGCCGGGAGCGGAGGAGCCGGTGGCTGCCACCACGCAATCGCACTCGTCCACGGTGAGCATAGCCAGCAATCTATCGGAGCGCTCAGACAGCGAAATAAATGTGAACGGTGGAGGCGTAGGCGGTACTCCGCAGCCGGAGCAGTCTTTTCTGCCCACAGCCGCTTCTTATTTTGCGCTAAACGAGCCGGAACACAATGGCGGACTGGCAGATCCCTCCAGCTTGCAGGCCATCCAGGTGATCATCGCCGAAAAGGCCCAGCTCAATGCGGAGCTGACAAAGGTGCGTCTGGCCTGCCGGGAACGTGAGCttgagctggaggagctgcgcACCCTCAAGGATCAGAATCAACTACGCctggagcagctgcaacagcacTGCCAGGATCAACAGTCGACCGGcgagcagcagcgacagcagtACGCGCAACTCCAGGCACAACTGCTACAATCGCAGGCACAAATCAAGGACCAACAGTCGCATCTCAACGAATTAGAGGCCCAGCTGAAGCAAAGCAACCAGCGACACGAGGaactgcagcaacagcttTCCCAAAAATCTAACGAACTTGAGATGGCGCAGCTGAAGGTGCGACAGCTCTCCGACGAGTCTAGCGTGACCACAGACAACCGAGTGGAGTCGCTGGTGCAAACGCAATACATGTACGAGCAACAGATACGCGACCTCCAGGCCATGGTGGGTCAACTAACGCAGGACAAGGAGCAGGCAGCTGGCCAGTACCAAAACTATGTACAGCATCAGAGCGGCGAGATCGCCAAGCTCAACGAACGAAACACGGAACTCGCCGAGGAACTGAACTCACTAAGAGAGCGGGAACGCCAGCTGGTGGAACACGTGGGCACACTGGAGCGGGACATACAAAAGAATATCAGCCTGCAGGCCCAATTTAAAGAAGCCAGTCAAGTGCAGCCATCCAAGGAAGAAACCATCGACCAG AAAGCTTTGAAAGATGAACTGGCTGACTTGAAAGAGCGTCTCGCCGACTTTGACTTTGAGCGTCACGAATTTCAGCTAAAGATAAAGTCGCAGGACGATCAGCTGCAGGTAAAGGACTCGGCTTTAGATGAGTTAGAAAAGCAGCTCGAACGCTTGCAAGCTGAGCAACCCGATCAGTCCAAGCTGTTGGCCACCATGGAGTCGGACAAAGTGGCCGCTTCGCGTGCCCTAACCCAGAACGTAGAGATGAAAAACCAGTTAGACGAACTACAGCAACGATTTGTCCAGCTGACGAACGACAAAGCGGAACTGGTCATCCGCTTGGATTCGGAAGAGTTTGCCAACCGAGAAATCCGCCAAAACTACAACAGCATGGAGCAGAAGCTGCACGCCAATGAGGAGCGCTTTAAGTTTAAGGATGAGGAAATGATTCGACTATCGCACGAGAACGTGGAACTGCAGCGTCAGCAGTTAATgttgcaacagcagctggaCCGTCTCAGGCACTATGAG gcAAAGGCTTATCACTCCGGTGAGagaaaagaaagagaaaaTGGAGGAGAAGCACCGGAAATCGAAGCAGAGGAAGCGAAGGATGTTGGTCATTTGCATAATCATTCGCAAGATCACTCTCATGAGCATTCCGACGGTCATTGCCATGATCATGACCACGATCATTCCCATGATCATGCACATGATCATCCTCATGATCATCCACATGATCATCCACATGATCATCCTCATGATCATCCACATGATCATCCTCATGATCATTCGCATGAACATCCTCATGATCATTCAGATGAACATCAACAGGATCATTCACACGATCATGTCCACACCAACGACCACAGACCAGCAGCTAAAACGCTACCCACCGCAGAGGCGGTGGAACGCTTGCAATCCCGATTCACCACACTGATCAGCCAGGTAGCCGACTTGACGGAGGAGAAGCACAGCCTGGAACATCTGGTGCTCCAGCTACAGAGCGAAACAGAAACGATTGGGGAGTACATAGCGCTCTACCAAACGCAGCGGCGCATGCTAAAGCAGCGTGAGTACGAGAAGGCAGCCCAAATGCGACTACTACAAGCTGAGCGAGAGCAGCTGCGCGAGAAGATTGAAACACTGAACAAGCTGGTGGTCAGCTTGGGAGTGGAGCTACCTGCAGATGCCGCTGAGGCAAAGCAACCAGAACACACTCCTACCGAGGGTGAAAACTCTCAGCAGATCATTAACAAGATACAGGACATTATCACCGAGATCAAGGAGAACACGGAGCAGCCAACCCACAACCATGCGGGCGACCATCTCAACTGTTGTCTGGGCAAATTCGAGGTAGTCTAA
- the LOC120445345 gene encoding shugoshin → MGSKVEQQYKLLNAELMDQVQKQRLEIGEYRKRVITLEREIMDIREEHILQNHRQQMENISIVRSLMLSLNVDSDSLAGPQEPAQGAQINRPSGPPRSSSEICKDMRRTCVLARTTRTISPSRTSSVTSTASSTIRRSSSEVQSEVEATRVTVNRRASKPTPPPRRPAELVFDEDDSEDDFEEAVSPVHNNNEEVQSGQHEENNRLFSIIEENASEGETTDSSSSCEAIYCDTTVDSSPPKGQATVTPSGRALREVDPNVPEAMSLSRGKESGKGSRLTISAAVDDSPQEPSIQCPRLAVTRPSQSSGIFPDVNGLTPRRSLFNGISQLAGCTSTPRSFLVEEMPSIKTRSRTAANKKSENTDMSSSFCNTSGRPSRRCRPTSLAEPNLKTKMRSGSKDKAKAKK, encoded by the exons ATGGGATCCAAGGTAGAGCAGCAGTACAAGCTGCTGAATGCGGAGCTAATGGACCAGGTGCAGAAGCAGCGCCTGGAGATCGGCGAGTACAGGAAGCGGGTGATAACGTTAGAGCGCGAAATCATGGACATTCGGGAGGAGCACATACTGCAGAACCATCGCCAGCAGATGGAGAACATCAGTATCGTACGTAGCCTGATGCTAAGCCTGAACGTGGACTCGGATTCCTTGGCAGGGCCCCAGGAGCCTGCTCAGGGAGCTCAGATAAACAGACCAAGCGGCCCGCCTCGAAGCTCCAGTGAAATCTGCAAGGACATGCGACGGACGTGTGTCTTGGCCCGCACCACCAGAACTATCTCGCCAAGTAGGACTTCCTCAGTGACCAGTACTGCATCGTCCACTATTCGCCGCTCCAGCTCTGAAGTACAATCCGAAGTGGAGGCCACTAGGGTAACAGTGAATAGGAGAGCCAGCAAG CCTACACCACCGCCACGAAGACCAGCAGAATTAGTTTTCGACGAAGATGACTCGGAGGATGATTTCGAGGAAGCAGTAAGCCCCGTACACAATAACAATGAGGAGGTACAGTCTGGCCAACATGAAGAGAACAATCGTCTGTTCAGCATTATAGAGGAAAATGCCAGCGAAGGAGAGACCACAGACTCGTCATCGTCATGCGAGGCCATCTACTGCGACACAACGGTTGACAGTAGTCCCCCCAAAGGCCAAGCCACCGTCACTCCCAGTGGGCGGGCTCTCCGGGAAGTGGACCCCAATGTCCCAGAAGCAATGTCGTTGAGTCGGGGAAAAGAGTCCGGGAAAGGATCAAGGTTGACTATTTCCGCCGCTGTAGACGATTCTCCACAGGAGCCAAGTATACAGTGCCCGAGACTGGCAGTCACCAGGCCTAGTCAATCGTCTGGAATCTTTCCTGATGTCAACGGACTGACGCCGCGAAGAAGCCTGTTCAACGGGATCAGCCAATTGGCCGGGTGCACCAGCACACCGAGATCCTTCCTCGTCGAGGAAATGCCATCTATAAAAACTAGAAGTCGAACTGCAGCAAATAAGAAATCTGAAAATACGGATATGTCCAGTTCTTTTTGTAACACCAGCGGAAGGCCGAGCAGAAGATGCAGGCCCACCAGTTTGGCGGAGCCTAATCTGAAAACCAAGATGCGTAGTGGATCGAAAGACAAGGCCAAGGCCAAAAAGTAG